A window from gamma proteobacterium SS-5 encodes these proteins:
- a CDS encoding chemotaxis protein CheW, which produces MAATTASQADTPLQLLARLEARSHNETKGLPDGRDSSLYWEGFAFQVAGQQLLASMDEISEILIQVPPVTRVPGAKPWVRGVVNFRGNLLPLMDLQQLMGGKPLGIDRHTRILVVNREGVSSGLLVAGVAGRKRFPRSELAAAEILDPGLAPLIEGAAWIDGEQWPIFSLARLHAYPDYHSAAR; this is translated from the coding sequence ATGGCGGCAACGACGGCATCCCAGGCAGACACCCCGCTCCAGCTGCTGGCCAGGCTAGAGGCGCGCAGCCACAACGAGACCAAGGGCCTGCCCGACGGGCGTGACAGCTCCCTCTACTGGGAGGGCTTTGCCTTTCAGGTGGCCGGCCAGCAATTGCTCGCCAGCATGGACGAGATCAGCGAGATCCTGATCCAGGTACCGCCGGTGACCCGGGTGCCCGGTGCCAAGCCCTGGGTGCGCGGGGTGGTGAATTTTCGCGGCAACCTGCTGCCGCTGATGGACCTGCAGCAACTGATGGGCGGCAAGCCCCTGGGCATCGACCGGCACACCCGCATCCTGGTGGTCAACCGGGAGGGCGTGAGTAGTGGCCTGCTGGTGGCCGGGGTGGCCGGGCGCAAGCGCTTTCCGCGCAGCGAACTGGCGGCGGCGGAGATCCTCGACCCCGGCCTGGCCCCTTTGATCGAAGGCGCGGCCTGGATTGACGGCGAACAGTGGCCGATCTTCAGCCTGGCCCGGCTGCATGCCTATCCGGACTACCACAGC
- a CDS encoding response regulator, protein MAHILIIDDSPTEQYVLRTALEGAGYSVSSANDGEAGIKLANETLPDLILMDVVMPNMNGFQATRKLSRQPQTADIPIIMVTTKDQETDKTWAKRQGARDYMVKPVNKAELLSKIKDILG, encoded by the coding sequence ATGGCGCACATCCTCATCATCGACGACTCGCCCACCGAGCAGTATGTACTGCGCACGGCGCTGGAGGGCGCGGGCTATAGCGTCAGCTCTGCCAACGATGGCGAGGCGGGCATCAAGCTGGCAAACGAGACCCTGCCGGACCTGATCCTGATGGACGTGGTGATGCCCAACATGAACGGCTTTCAGGCCACGCGCAAGCTGAGCAGGCAGCCGCAGACCGCCGACATCCCCATCATCATGGTCACCACCAAGGATCAGGAGACGGACAAGACCTGGGCCAAGCGCCAGGGCGCGCGGGATTACATGGTCAAACCGGTGAACAAGGCGGAATTATTATCTAAAATCAAGGACATCCTCGGCTGA